In Rubrobacter radiotolerans DSM 5868, a genomic segment contains:
- a CDS encoding glutathione binding-like protein: protein MASPIDIYFWPTPNGNKVTIFCEEAGLEYDLKPINIAEGDQFEEAFLKISPNNKMPAIVDPEGPDGEPISVFESGAILIYLAEKTGKLFPTDSPRKRYRTLEWLMFQMGGVGPMLGQNHHFRQYAPEKIDYAIERYTNEAARLYGVIDKRLSESAYLAGDELTIADIATWPWLTNHENQGQDLDDFPHLKKWFEGIKERPAVGRAMERGKEVAEAGLTLDEKTRDTLFGKGQYRRR, encoded by the coding sequence TTGGCAAGTCCCATAGACATCTACTTCTGGCCCACGCCCAACGGGAACAAGGTCACGATCTTCTGCGAGGAGGCCGGTCTCGAGTACGACCTCAAGCCCATAAACATCGCCGAAGGAGATCAGTTCGAGGAGGCGTTTCTCAAGATCTCCCCGAACAACAAGATGCCCGCCATCGTCGACCCTGAAGGTCCGGACGGCGAACCCATAAGCGTCTTCGAGTCGGGGGCGATCCTGATCTACCTCGCCGAAAAGACCGGCAAGCTCTTCCCCACCGACAGCCCGCGCAAGAGGTACCGCACCCTCGAATGGCTTATGTTCCAGATGGGCGGCGTCGGGCCGATGCTCGGGCAGAACCACCACTTTCGCCAGTACGCCCCGGAGAAGATCGACTACGCCATCGAGCGCTACACAAACGAGGCCGCCCGACTCTACGGCGTTATCGACAAGCGCCTCTCCGAGTCGGCATACCTCGCCGGCGACGAGCTGACCATCGCAGACATCGCAACCTGGCCCTGGCTTACAAACCACGAGAACCAGGGTCAGGACCTCGACGACTTCCCGCACCTGAAGAAGTGGTTCGAAGGCATAAAGGAACGCCCCGCCGTAGGGCGCGCAATGGAGCGCGGCAAAGAGGTCGCGGAGGCGGGCCTCACCCTCGACGAGAAGACCCGCGACACCCTCTTCGGCAAGGGCCAGTACCGAAGACGCTAG
- a CDS encoding sulfotransferase family protein, with protein sequence MLGLDGELRVIGAGFGRTGTTSLKAALERLGFGPCYHMTEVLRHPSHASFWNEAHERAGDVDWRGFFRDSGDYRSAVDWPVCDFYRVLMDEYPRAKVILTVRDPDRWYRSARETIYALGNAWAGRFVFATVGRLVPSFGRMMRMAHRLIWAGTFGGRFTDEEHAKRVFLEHDREVRRTVPPERLLVYDVKEGWGPLCKFLGVEVPDEPFPHLNDAATFRRLLWLQRAYAVLLPASLLALLLLALRRARDGG encoded by the coding sequence GTGTTGGGGTTGGACGGGGAGCTCAGGGTAATAGGTGCCGGGTTCGGCCGGACCGGCACGACCTCGCTCAAGGCGGCTCTGGAGCGGCTCGGCTTCGGTCCCTGCTACCACATGACGGAGGTGCTCCGCCATCCCTCCCACGCCAGCTTCTGGAACGAGGCGCACGAGCGGGCCGGCGACGTTGACTGGCGCGGCTTCTTCCGGGACTCCGGGGACTACCGCTCGGCCGTTGACTGGCCCGTCTGCGACTTCTACCGGGTCCTGATGGACGAGTACCCCCGGGCGAAGGTGATCCTGACCGTCCGCGATCCGGACCGCTGGTACCGGAGCGCGCGGGAGACGATCTACGCCCTCGGGAACGCGTGGGCCGGTCGCTTCGTCTTTGCGACCGTCGGCCGCCTCGTCCCCTCTTTCGGGAGGATGATGCGGATGGCGCACCGCCTGATCTGGGCCGGAACCTTCGGCGGGCGCTTCACCGACGAAGAGCACGCAAAGCGCGTCTTTCTGGAGCACGACCGGGAGGTCCGGCGCACCGTGCCGCCGGAGCGTCTCCTCGTCTACGACGTGAAGGAGGGCTGGGGACCACTCTGCAAGTTTCTCGGCGTCGAGGTCCCCGACGAACCCTTCCCGCACTTAAACGACGCTGCGACCTTCCGGCGGCTTCTCTGGCTTCAGCGGGCCTACGCGGTCCTTCTGCCCGCCAGCCTCCTCGCCCTTCTCCTGCTCGCGCTTCGTCGGGCGCGGGACGGAGGCTAG
- the glgP gene encoding alpha-glucan family phosphorylase, producing MSQLTTTSTTAMQRLPKRLSRLGELAGNLLWSWRPASRELFSRLDPELWQQTEHNPVRLLEETENLEAAAEDAGFVAAYHEAISDLDRYLNRRNTWTDYVYPEARDSGGVAYFSAEFGLHESVPIYSGGLGVLAGDHVKSASDLGFPLVGVGILYAQGYFRQRLDSSGRQSEVYEPFEPESRPLAPALDEFGRPVTVGVNLPGRELRLKVWRVEVGRVSVLLLDADIPENTPEDRELTSRLYGGDNRTRITQEIVLGIGGVRALKRVGLTPAVYHMNEGHAAFLAIERMRELVAVGRSFEQAQEEVRRSTVFTTHTPVPAGHDAFTGDLLWEFMTGWPEALGTDGHSFWLLGAKEGDDRFNMTYLAMNLSRNTNAVSEIHGDVSTEMLGRRITYITNGVHTWSWLSSEMFSLFNENSLGRAWREAPETPSAWSFVEELPPESVWRTHEAAKRKMIDFINDRLDLQAERSGGKRQALDPDALVIGFARRFATYKRATLLLSDPERLKAITRAADRPVQFLFAGKAHPADEPGKAFLRDLYSAPEETGIIVLEDYDMNIARYLVQGVDVWMNNPRRPLEASGTSGQKAALNGIPNFSVLDGWWPEAYNGKNGWAIGEEREFASEAEQDAEDVASLYEILENDLVPLFFSRDNSGVPGGWVDFMKESIMTVAPRFSTQRMVQDYIHKLYSPGLYARR from the coding sequence GTGTCACAACTTACCACAACCTCCACCACCGCAATGCAGAGGCTTCCGAAGCGGCTCTCGCGCCTCGGAGAGCTTGCGGGGAACCTGCTCTGGAGCTGGCGACCGGCCTCCCGGGAGCTGTTCTCCCGGCTCGACCCGGAGCTCTGGCAGCAGACCGAGCACAACCCGGTGCGCTTGCTGGAGGAGACGGAGAACCTTGAAGCGGCCGCCGAGGACGCTGGGTTCGTCGCGGCCTACCACGAGGCGATAAGCGACCTCGACCGCTACCTGAACCGGCGCAACACCTGGACGGACTACGTCTACCCGGAGGCCCGCGACTCGGGCGGGGTTGCGTACTTCTCGGCGGAGTTCGGGCTGCACGAGTCGGTGCCGATCTACTCCGGCGGCCTCGGGGTGCTTGCCGGGGACCACGTAAAGAGCGCTTCGGACCTCGGCTTCCCGCTCGTGGGCGTCGGCATCCTCTACGCTCAGGGTTACTTCCGCCAGCGCCTCGACAGCTCGGGGAGGCAGTCGGAGGTCTACGAGCCGTTCGAGCCGGAGTCCCGGCCGCTCGCGCCCGCGCTCGACGAGTTCGGGCGGCCCGTAACGGTCGGGGTGAACCTGCCGGGGCGGGAGCTTCGCCTGAAGGTCTGGCGGGTCGAGGTCGGGCGGGTCTCGGTGCTCCTGCTCGACGCGGACATCCCGGAGAACACTCCCGAGGACCGGGAGCTCACCTCAAGGCTCTACGGCGGCGACAACCGGACAAGGATCACGCAGGAGATCGTCCTCGGCATCGGCGGGGTCCGGGCGCTCAAGCGGGTCGGCCTCACACCGGCCGTCTACCACATGAACGAGGGCCACGCGGCGTTTCTCGCCATCGAGCGGATGCGCGAGCTCGTCGCGGTCGGCCGCTCCTTCGAGCAGGCGCAGGAGGAGGTCCGCCGCAGCACGGTCTTTACGACGCACACCCCCGTGCCCGCCGGCCACGACGCCTTCACGGGCGACCTCCTCTGGGAGTTCATGACCGGCTGGCCCGAGGCGCTCGGCACGGACGGCCACTCCTTCTGGCTGCTCGGGGCAAAGGAGGGCGACGACCGCTTCAACATGACCTACCTCGCCATGAACCTCTCACGCAACACGAACGCGGTGTCGGAGATCCACGGCGACGTCTCGACGGAGATGCTCGGGCGGCGCATAACCTACATTACAAACGGGGTCCACACCTGGAGCTGGCTCTCCTCGGAGATGTTCTCGCTCTTTAACGAGAACTCCCTCGGGCGCGCCTGGCGCGAGGCCCCGGAGACCCCGTCGGCGTGGTCGTTTGTCGAGGAGCTGCCCCCGGAGTCCGTCTGGCGCACCCACGAGGCGGCGAAGCGGAAGATGATCGACTTTATAAACGACCGGCTCGACCTTCAGGCCGAGCGCTCGGGGGGCAAGCGGCAGGCGCTCGACCCGGACGCCCTCGTGATCGGCTTCGCCCGGCGCTTCGCAACCTACAAGCGGGCGACGCTCCTTCTCTCCGACCCGGAGCGCCTGAAGGCGATAACGCGCGCCGCCGACCGACCGGTGCAGTTCCTCTTCGCCGGGAAGGCTCATCCGGCAGACGAGCCGGGCAAGGCTTTTCTCAGAGATCTCTACTCCGCTCCGGAGGAGACGGGCATCATTGTTCTGGAAGATTACGACATGAACATCGCCCGCTACCTGGTACAAGGCGTGGACGTGTGGATGAACAACCCGCGCAGGCCGCTTGAGGCGAGCGGGACGAGCGGGCAGAAGGCCGCACTCAACGGCATCCCGAACTTCTCGGTGCTCGACGGCTGGTGGCCGGAGGCGTACAACGGCAAGAACGGCTGGGCCATCGGCGAGGAGCGGGAGTTCGCCTCCGAGGCCGAGCAGGACGCCGAGGACGTCGCCTCGCTCTACGAGATCCTCGAAAACGACCTCGTGCCGCTCTTTTTCAGCCGCGACAACTCGGGAGTTCCGGGGGGCTGGGTGGACTTCATGAAGGAGTCCATAATGACCGTTGCGCCGCGCTTCTCGACGCAGCGGATGGTCCAGGACTACATCCACAAGCTCTACTCGCCGGGTCTGTACGCCCGGCGCTAG
- a CDS encoding sensor histidine kinase, with protein MIVHGWRRFVRHLRFGAVAYAVLAISILFALLCYFYVRQGIEAQNEERFQEAVLVSERALERRTTAYVDALVASRAFLAASENVRSEEWEAYISGLDLDDRYQGFESLGYVRYLDSAEEVEEADLTDTSNVPLRGPSGGESVLAPVEFVGPSNFVSRELLGYDLFLEEEHREAMEAARDSGEPRATSRVYVLGENDSPDGAALTLRPGFFVYLPVYADGPEEDANNTGPATPVERREEIEGFVFGSFRMDGLLSGLTGEEVRPALDFEVYDGEGTDTARLLYDGDGVVRASEETFDPRYSHRSQTSVAGRDWSLYFATLPSFDLVSGSASLPNLALAFGLAVALALFVATWLLSASREKAEEASVKLEEANRNLEVANRELEAFSYSVSHDLRAPLRSISGFSQILAEDYEEVLDREGVMYLERVRGASHRMSELIDDLLLLSRVTRAPIERSSVAPTAVAREVVSELEARDPEREVLWRLAETPKTNCDRRLLRVVLENLLGNAWKFTSQEEQATVEFGAEERDGVPAYYVRDNGAGFDGRYAGKLFGAFQRLHTAEEFEGTGIGLATVARIVRRHGGEVWAEGEVGEGATFHFTMEPPKRPRRTESP; from the coding sequence ATGATCGTTCACGGGTGGAGGCGTTTCGTCCGACACCTGAGGTTCGGGGCGGTTGCCTACGCGGTGCTCGCCATCTCGATCCTGTTCGCGCTTCTCTGCTACTTCTACGTCCGGCAGGGGATCGAAGCCCAAAACGAGGAGCGTTTTCAGGAGGCAGTCCTTGTCTCGGAGCGGGCCCTTGAGCGCAGGACGACGGCCTACGTAGACGCCCTCGTGGCTTCTCGGGCCTTCCTCGCGGCCTCCGAGAACGTGCGCAGCGAAGAGTGGGAGGCCTACATCTCCGGGCTCGACCTCGACGACCGCTACCAGGGCTTCGAGTCGCTCGGTTACGTCAGGTACCTCGACTCGGCGGAGGAGGTCGAGGAGGCGGACCTCACCGACACGTCGAACGTCCCGCTCAGGGGGCCGTCCGGCGGGGAGAGCGTGCTCGCGCCGGTCGAGTTTGTCGGTCCTTCGAACTTCGTCAGCCGGGAGCTTCTGGGCTACGACCTCTTTCTCGAGGAGGAGCACCGGGAGGCGATGGAGGCCGCCCGCGACTCCGGCGAGCCTCGCGCGACGAGCCGGGTCTACGTCCTCGGCGAGAACGACTCGCCGGACGGAGCCGCCCTGACCCTGAGGCCAGGCTTCTTTGTCTACCTGCCCGTCTATGCGGACGGGCCGGAGGAGGACGCCAACAACACAGGCCCCGCAACGCCGGTCGAACGGAGGGAGGAGATCGAGGGCTTCGTCTTCGGCTCGTTCAGGATGGACGGTCTGCTCTCGGGGCTCACGGGCGAGGAGGTCCGGCCCGCGCTCGACTTCGAGGTCTACGACGGCGAGGGGACCGACACCGCAAGGCTCCTCTACGACGGCGACGGGGTGGTGCGAGCCTCTGAGGAGACCTTCGACCCGAGGTACTCCCACCGATCGCAGACAAGCGTCGCCGGGCGCGACTGGAGCCTGTACTTCGCGACGCTCCCGAGCTTCGACCTCGTGAGCGGGAGCGCCTCGCTGCCGAACCTCGCGCTCGCGTTCGGCCTCGCCGTCGCCCTCGCCCTCTTCGTGGCGACCTGGCTGCTCTCGGCGAGCCGCGAGAAGGCCGAGGAGGCTAGCGTGAAGCTTGAGGAGGCGAACCGGAACCTGGAGGTCGCAAACCGGGAGCTTGAGGCCTTCTCCTACTCCGTCTCGCACGACCTGAGGGCGCCCCTCAGGAGCATCTCGGGGTTCTCCCAGATCCTCGCCGAGGACTACGAGGAGGTCCTTGACCGGGAGGGCGTGATGTACCTGGAGCGGGTCCGGGGGGCGAGCCACCGGATGAGCGAGCTTATAGACGACCTGCTCCTTCTTTCGCGCGTTACCCGCGCCCCGATAGAGCGATCCTCCGTGGCCCCGACCGCCGTCGCCCGCGAGGTCGTCTCCGAGCTCGAAGCCCGCGACCCGGAGCGGGAAGTTCTCTGGAGGCTCGCCGAGACCCCGAAAACGAACTGCGACCGGCGGCTTTTGCGGGTCGTGCTCGAGAACCTGCTTGGCAACGCCTGGAAGTTCACCTCGCAAGAGGAACAGGCGACGGTGGAGTTCGGCGCGGAAGAGCGCGACGGCGTCCCGGCCTACTACGTCCGGGACAACGGGGCGGGCTTCGACGGACGCTACGCCGGGAAGCTCTTCGGCGCCTTCCAGCGCCTGCACACCGCCGAGGAGTTCGAGGGGACCGGCATCGGGCTCGCGACCGTCGCTCGCATCGTCCGCCGGCACGGCGGGGAGGTCTGGGCCGAGGGCGAGGTCGGGGAGGGCGCGACCTTTCACTTCACGATGGAACCTCCGAAGCGCCCGAGACGCACCGAGAGCCCTTGA